The Alphaproteobacteria bacterium LSUCC0719 nucleotide sequence AATGCAATGTGATTTAACAATGAAACGTCAAATTATCGATGGCATTTATGTTATTTCATCCCTGAATTTAGCATGCAAAAACAGTATGTTAATATCGTAAATTTAGGGTACGATTGATACTGACAAAAGACAATGAGACCACCGGTGTCGTGTGACGGTTCGGGCCTGATTGGCCACGGCAGCGGTGCGGGGTACGGACGCGCTGGAGGAGTGCCTGTCAGCGTCCCGCCAAAAACTGTCCCAGTATCGCTCCAGCCTGTCGGACAGGGCGGCAGCAGATCTGACAGCTTTTGATTCTGACTTTGTGCGAAGGGAGACCTCGATCTTCCGCTTGGGAAAGCGATGACGAAGATCAGAAGGAACAGCACGAGAGAAGTAGTACGTGCCGTTGCGATTGTAAAAGTATACCGGAGACCTTACCCACACCATGCAAA carries:
- a CDS encoding DUF6538 domain-containing protein, with amino-acid sequence MVWVRSPVYFYNRNGTYYFSRAVPSDLRHRFPKRKIEVSLRTKSESKAVRSAAALSDRLERYWDSFWRDADRHSSSASVPRTAAVANQARTVTRHRWSHCLLSVSIVP